A genomic window from Halorubrum lacusprofundi ATCC 49239 includes:
- a CDS encoding MmgE/PrpD family protein → MAIRHTRQWERAVAEFLASPVDDVARKHGRAVVADVLAAAVAGSAAPGVAGVARDGAFVDGKASILGTDRRVAPPQAAMTNAAAAIAQEIEEGHNTGGHVGAGIVAGGLAAAEANNVDGEAFVDACTRAYDICVRLERAIFAMKDRMNDAIPWLVRNPHSTWTTVGPAVTSALCLDATPEELTETFRIAANLAVVSMHDPYAEGAPARNFTAGFSAQAGVTAALTALAGLEGSRAAIEEVYDPFEELLPDGFASQFETLGEEWAIAEHYFKPYPSCRYTHPPLDALREAIDGRAGDGSERSGDRQAIDPADVEAITVRTFANATDMSHAEPETMTAGKFSAPYVLATYLCRGSVDLDHFTAEALADETVQSVAARVELREDDGYEAAFPESWGASVVVELRDGTTLTGARDYPRGDYRDPIPDAEYRARNRALLAHGLGGGREHNARVDEALDALDAVAERPVRSTVDTLRP, encoded by the coding sequence ATGGCAATACGACACACACGACAGTGGGAGCGAGCGGTCGCCGAGTTTCTCGCGTCGCCCGTCGACGACGTGGCCCGCAAGCACGGACGGGCAGTGGTCGCGGACGTACTGGCGGCCGCCGTCGCCGGATCGGCGGCACCCGGGGTCGCCGGCGTCGCGAGAGACGGTGCGTTCGTCGACGGCAAGGCGTCAATACTCGGGACTGATCGACGAGTCGCGCCACCGCAGGCCGCCATGACCAACGCAGCGGCCGCCATCGCACAGGAGATCGAGGAGGGGCACAACACGGGGGGCCACGTCGGTGCCGGGATCGTCGCCGGCGGGCTCGCCGCCGCGGAGGCGAACAACGTCGACGGCGAGGCGTTCGTCGACGCGTGTACTCGGGCCTACGATATCTGTGTCCGGCTGGAACGGGCGATCTTCGCGATGAAAGACCGGATGAACGACGCGATCCCGTGGCTCGTTCGGAACCCGCACTCGACGTGGACGACCGTGGGGCCGGCCGTGACGAGCGCCCTCTGTCTGGACGCGACCCCCGAGGAGCTCACGGAGACGTTCCGGATCGCTGCGAACCTCGCGGTGGTCTCGATGCACGACCCGTACGCGGAGGGCGCGCCCGCGCGGAACTTCACCGCTGGCTTCTCGGCGCAGGCCGGCGTGACCGCAGCGCTGACCGCGCTCGCGGGACTGGAGGGCTCGCGCGCGGCGATCGAGGAGGTGTACGACCCCTTCGAGGAGCTGCTGCCGGACGGATTCGCCAGCCAGTTCGAGACGCTCGGCGAGGAGTGGGCGATCGCGGAACACTACTTCAAACCGTACCCGTCCTGCCGGTACACCCACCCGCCGCTCGACGCGCTCCGCGAGGCGATCGACGGGCGGGCGGGAGACGGCAGCGAGCGATCGGGCGACAGGCAGGCGATCGACCCGGCCGACGTGGAGGCGATCACGGTCAGGACGTTCGCCAACGCGACCGACATGTCTCACGCCGAGCCCGAGACGATGACCGCCGGGAAGTTCTCCGCACCGTACGTGCTGGCGACGTACCTCTGTCGGGGGAGCGTCGACCTCGACCACTTCACGGCCGAGGCGCTGGCCGACGAGACGGTTCAGTCCGTGGCCGCACGCGTCGAACTCCGCGAAGACGACGGGTACGAGGCGGCGTTCCCCGAGTCGTGGGGAGCGAGTGTCGTCGTCGAACTGCGCGACGGGACGACTCTGACCGGTGCGCGCGACTACCCCCGGGGAGACTACCGCGACCCCATTCCCGACGCGGAGTATCGCGCTCGGAACCGTGCGCTCCTGGCGCACGGGCTCGGCGGGGGGCGGGAACATAACGCCCGAGTCGACGAGGCGCTCGACGCCCTCGACGCGGTCGCGGAGCGCCCGGTCCGGTCGACGGTCGACACGCTCCGACCGTAA
- a CDS encoding ABC transporter substrate-binding protein — MGGNPADSVSRRSFVKYSGAAGVTGALAGCSSNGGDGGDGSDGGDGGDGGSGGGGDGSDGGDAPDEVIIGSNHPLSGALSNTGERMDQAVRLAAMMKNESGGIESLDGAELSVISGDNEGAQELGGEVAQELIDDGASVLTGCYSSPVTSAATRTSESAGVPFVISVSVANSILRETQLNYAYRPQPPADQMAIDHARLLADTIRNAGEEIETAGLFYIDISFGQSIRDALREELPANDIEIVAETAYEPGDTADTQVTSLRDADPDAVIATTYRSGTIELVNAMDNQNYQPDYVTGCSNAAMNDISALEEMGDTVEGGFATNFALDPTSDRAGEVRSRFESEFDSGFDANVAMTYAATEVIIAAIEEAGSADPEDINNALGEITVEDHIAAMPPITFADNGENENALAPLFQIQDLEDRVVAPEEFAETDAQF; from the coding sequence ATGGGAGGAAATCCCGCGGATAGTGTCAGTAGACGGTCGTTTGTCAAATACAGCGGTGCGGCCGGCGTCACCGGTGCCCTGGCTGGCTGTAGCAGTAACGGCGGCGACGGCGGCGACGGCAGTGATGGCGGCGACGGCGGCGATGGTGGTAGCGGCGGAGGCGGTGACGGAAGCGACGGCGGCGACGCCCCAGACGAGGTGATCATCGGGTCGAACCACCCGCTGAGCGGGGCGCTCAGCAACACCGGCGAGCGCATGGACCAAGCGGTCCGACTGGCCGCGATGATGAAGAACGAGTCGGGCGGCATCGAGTCGCTCGACGGGGCAGAGCTCAGCGTCATCAGCGGGGACAACGAGGGCGCACAGGAGCTCGGCGGCGAAGTCGCCCAAGAGCTCATCGACGACGGTGCCAGCGTGCTGACCGGCTGCTACTCCTCGCCGGTGACGAGCGCCGCGACCCGGACGTCGGAGAGCGCGGGCGTGCCGTTCGTCATCTCGGTGTCCGTGGCCAACTCGATCCTGCGGGAGACGCAGCTCAACTACGCGTACCGGCCCCAGCCGCCGGCGGACCAGATGGCGATCGACCACGCGCGACTCCTCGCTGACACCATCCGGAACGCCGGCGAGGAGATCGAGACCGCGGGGCTGTTCTACATCGACATCAGCTTCGGCCAGTCGATCCGCGACGCGCTCCGGGAGGAGCTCCCGGCGAACGACATCGAGATCGTCGCCGAGACCGCCTACGAGCCGGGCGACACCGCAGACACGCAGGTCACGTCGCTCCGGGACGCGGACCCCGACGCCGTCATCGCGACCACCTACCGGTCGGGGACGATCGAGCTCGTCAACGCGATGGACAACCAGAACTACCAGCCGGACTACGTGACCGGCTGTTCGAACGCGGCGATGAACGACATCAGTGCGCTCGAAGAGATGGGCGACACCGTAGAGGGCGGGTTCGCAACCAACTTCGCGCTCGACCCGACGTCCGACCGCGCCGGCGAGGTCCGATCGCGCTTCGAGTCGGAGTTCGACTCCGGATTCGACGCGAACGTCGCGATGACCTACGCGGCCACCGAGGTCATCATCGCGGCGATCGAGGAGGCGGGCTCGGCCGACCCCGAAGACATCAACAATGCGCTCGGAGAGATCACCGTCGAGGATCACATCGCGGCGATGCCGCCTATCACCTTCGCCGACAACGGTGAAAACGAGAACGCGCTCGCTCCGCTGTTCCAGATTCAGGATCTCGAGGACCGCGTCGTCGCACCCGAGGAGTTCGCCGAGACCGACGCGCAGTTCTGA
- a CDS encoding orc1/cdc6 family replication initiation protein, translated as MAGPFSDIERSIFVSKEVLSEDHQPDQILERDEEIDQYRHALQDVLFGRTPQNVMLYGKAGLGKTAVTTYMMEALQDEVTKRPDADDVHVHELNCNGKSLYTVVRTLVNGLLPEHASEFPKRGLGTADAFEELYTQLDRIGGTHLVVFDEIDHLDDVDTLLYELPRARSIGHITNSKVGVIGISNNYTFRQSLSPKVKDTLMETEISFSPYDASELRTILADRADRAFVEGTCDDSAIARAAAIAAKDRGNARQAIDLLRVGGEVATRGDDERVDDSHIVKAQELVQRGRLRNRIRDQTQHAQLLLETAAYIEQQGESPARSRTIKDRYEAVAESHAVDPLTTLKSIQNHLSDLHMLGFLQRRDRNHGEGGGRYYEYQLDLDPQIVVEIRQEAEAKPSP; from the coding sequence ATGGCCGGGCCATTCAGTGATATCGAGCGTTCGATTTTTGTCTCGAAGGAAGTTCTCTCCGAAGATCATCAGCCTGATCAGATTCTCGAACGCGACGAGGAGATCGATCAATACCGCCACGCGCTTCAAGATGTTCTCTTCGGTCGCACCCCACAGAACGTCATGCTGTACGGGAAGGCCGGGCTCGGCAAAACCGCTGTCACGACGTATATGATGGAGGCGCTTCAAGACGAGGTCACGAAGCGACCGGACGCCGACGACGTACACGTACACGAATTGAACTGTAACGGAAAGTCTCTCTACACTGTCGTTCGCACTCTGGTCAACGGACTGTTACCCGAGCATGCAAGCGAGTTCCCGAAACGTGGTCTTGGAACGGCTGACGCCTTCGAGGAACTCTACACTCAACTTGACCGAATCGGCGGAACTCACCTCGTCGTCTTCGACGAGATTGATCACTTGGACGATGTCGACACCCTCCTGTATGAACTCCCGCGAGCGCGATCGATCGGTCACATCACGAACTCGAAGGTCGGAGTCATCGGAATCAGTAACAACTACACGTTTCGGCAGTCGCTCTCGCCGAAGGTGAAAGACACGCTGATGGAGACAGAGATATCGTTCAGCCCGTACGATGCGAGCGAGCTCCGTACAATTCTCGCGGACCGTGCCGATCGGGCGTTCGTAGAAGGTACCTGTGACGACTCGGCCATCGCGAGGGCGGCGGCGATCGCGGCCAAGGATCGCGGAAACGCGCGCCAAGCGATAGATCTCCTCCGTGTCGGCGGCGAAGTCGCCACACGGGGTGACGACGAACGGGTCGACGACTCACACATCGTCAAAGCCCAAGAACTCGTGCAGCGGGGACGATTGCGGAACCGCATTCGAGATCAGACACAGCACGCACAGCTCCTGCTCGAAACCGCGGCGTACATCGAACAACAAGGGGAGTCACCGGCACGGTCGAGAACGATCAAGGACCGATACGAGGCGGTCGCCGAATCACACGCTGTGGATCCACTTACGACCCTTAAGAGCATCCAGAACCATCTCTCTGACCTCCACATGCTCGGGTTTCTGCAGCGGAGAGACCGAAATCACGGCGAAGGCGGCGGTCGGTACTACGAGTACCAACTCGACCTCGATCCGCAGATCGTCGTCGAAATCCGACAGGAGGCCGAAGCCAAACCCTCCCCATAA
- a CDS encoding MmgE/PrpD family protein, which yields MPPEPERDLAAFAAELETEAIPDRVRDRAGLTIADTLGAIVAGSTDDAVVALARRWTDGVSGGATVLGADGGETVPPLAALCNGAAGTVLELDEGHRFAAGHPAIHVLPALLADAEIGYGDSDAFVRSFVAGYEVAVRTARAVGTLESGYHPHGVWGAVGGAAAVARSRGLDPETTRSAMAIAANYAQHTRFEAATEGATVRNVYAGMSNLAALVAVDQAEAGFGGLENGVARHLESAADGVDEAALSAGLGERWELEHGYFKIHAACRYTHPTLDAIAALPDGLDAAAVESVRVETYPAAARLTESRPQNQLQAKFSIPFAVATALLRGETGPTAFVDEAITSEAIALAERVTVAVDDEIAARAPEQRGARVIVETANERFSREVVAPRGGEHDPFDEGRLESKFRELVAPVIGADRAATLWESARAPEPPRVLCTLARR from the coding sequence ATGCCGCCTGAGCCCGAACGCGATCTGGCGGCGTTCGCCGCGGAGCTTGAGACGGAAGCGATTCCCGACCGGGTCCGCGACCGGGCGGGACTCACAATCGCCGACACGCTCGGCGCAATCGTCGCGGGGTCGACCGACGACGCGGTCGTCGCGCTCGCGCGGCGCTGGACCGACGGCGTCTCCGGCGGGGCGACGGTGCTCGGCGCCGACGGCGGCGAGACGGTCCCGCCGCTGGCGGCGCTCTGCAACGGCGCGGCGGGCACCGTCCTCGAACTCGACGAGGGGCATCGGTTCGCCGCCGGCCACCCGGCGATCCACGTGTTGCCCGCGCTGTTGGCCGACGCCGAGATCGGCTACGGCGACAGTGACGCGTTCGTGCGCTCGTTCGTCGCGGGCTACGAGGTCGCCGTCCGAACCGCCCGCGCGGTCGGGACGCTCGAATCGGGGTACCACCCGCACGGCGTGTGGGGGGCGGTCGGCGGCGCGGCCGCAGTGGCACGCTCTCGCGGACTCGACCCGGAGACGACGCGCTCGGCCATGGCCATCGCGGCGAACTACGCGCAACACACCCGGTTCGAGGCGGCGACGGAGGGCGCGACCGTGCGGAACGTCTACGCCGGCATGAGCAACCTCGCGGCGCTGGTCGCCGTCGATCAGGCGGAAGCCGGGTTCGGCGGCTTGGAGAACGGCGTCGCGCGGCACCTCGAATCCGCCGCCGACGGGGTCGACGAGGCAGCCCTCTCGGCGGGACTCGGCGAGCGCTGGGAGCTGGAACACGGCTACTTCAAGATCCACGCCGCGTGTCGGTACACCCACCCGACGCTGGATGCCATCGCGGCCCTCCCGGACGGGTTGGATGCGGCCGCGGTGGAGTCGGTCCGCGTCGAGACGTATCCGGCGGCCGCACGGCTGACGGAGTCGCGACCGCAAAACCAACTGCAGGCGAAGTTCTCGATCCCGTTCGCGGTCGCGACGGCGCTGCTGCGCGGCGAGACCGGACCGACCGCGTTCGTGGACGAGGCGATAACTTCAGAAGCGATCGCGCTCGCCGAACGCGTCACGGTCGCTGTCGACGACGAGATCGCCGCCCGGGCTCCCGAACAGCGGGGCGCACGGGTGATCGTCGAGACGGCGAACGAGCGCTTCTCGCGAGAGGTCGTCGCCCCGCGAGGCGGCGAGCACGACCCGTTCGACGAGGGGCGGCTCGAATCGAAGTTCCGAGAGCTGGTCGCGCCCGTGATTGGCGCGGACCGGGCGGCCACGCTCTGGGAGAGCGCCAGGGCGCCGGAGCCGCCGCGCGTGCTCTGTACGCTCGCCCGGCGCTGA
- a CDS encoding branched-chain amino acid ABC transporter permease, with protein MLSSFLPDACCREAAGVAFVGAFDALGIQTALGLSLPSPTIFAQYFVFAVLLGGIYGLIALGLTMIFGVMDVINFAHGALMVVAMYAVLVFSDATGLSPFFAIPFAVLLLFVFGVVIYRSTIAPIIDAPQENQLIVTFGVLLILISGVEIAFGSDPRQLGLDLGSLEISGVFVPQGQLYALIIALVALSGTWLFLQRTMLGRAIRGTADNRDGAQYVGIDVPRIDALTFGIGAALAGLAGAVIPLFQSFTPALGDQYLINAFVVVVLGGLGSFPGAFVGGLIIGFIQVFGSAYLGGSTYQIVIFMAFILVLLVKPEGLLGGSDDE; from the coding sequence ATGCTTTCCTCGTTTCTCCCTGACGCCTGCTGTCGAGAAGCCGCCGGCGTGGCGTTCGTCGGCGCGTTCGATGCGCTCGGGATACAGACAGCGCTCGGCCTCTCGCTGCCGTCTCCGACGATATTCGCCCAGTACTTCGTGTTCGCGGTGCTGCTCGGCGGGATCTACGGACTCATTGCGCTCGGGCTGACGATGATCTTCGGCGTGATGGACGTCATCAACTTCGCGCACGGGGCACTGATGGTGGTCGCGATGTACGCGGTGTTGGTCTTCTCGGACGCCACAGGCCTCTCGCCGTTTTTCGCCATCCCGTTCGCCGTCCTGTTGCTGTTCGTCTTCGGTGTCGTCATCTATCGGTCGACGATCGCACCGATCATCGACGCGCCACAGGAGAACCAGCTGATCGTCACCTTCGGCGTTCTGTTGATCCTCATCAGCGGTGTCGAGATCGCCTTCGGCTCCGACCCGCGACAGCTCGGGCTCGACCTCGGCTCCCTCGAAATCTCCGGCGTGTTCGTTCCGCAGGGGCAGCTGTACGCGCTCATCATCGCGCTCGTCGCGCTGTCTGGAACGTGGCTGTTCCTCCAGCGAACAATGCTCGGTCGCGCGATCCGCGGGACCGCGGACAACCGCGACGGCGCGCAGTACGTCGGGATCGACGTCCCCCGGATCGACGCGCTCACCTTCGGGATCGGTGCCGCGCTGGCGGGACTCGCGGGTGCAGTTATCCCGCTGTTCCAGTCGTTCACGCCGGCGCTCGGCGACCAGTACCTGATAAACGCGTTCGTCGTGGTCGTGCTGGGCGGGCTCGGATCCTTCCCCGGCGCGTTCGTCGGCGGGCTCATCATCGGCTTTATCCAGGTGTTCGGCTCGGCGTACCTGGGCGGCTCCACCTACCAGATCGTGATCTTCATGGCCTTCATCCTCGTGTTGCTTGTGAAACCGGAGGGACTGCTCGGAGGGAGCGACGATGAGTAA
- a CDS encoding IclR family transcriptional regulator, which yields MARDDTPNTASVGATERSFRIIEQLGEREGCGVSELAESLSISKSTVHNHLQTLRELGYVVQDGDEYRLGLQFLGLGDRARQRHDLYHVVKPETDSLVEAVGERAQVMVEEGGVGIYVYQSLADQAVRTDSHIGTVVDLHATSVGKAYLAHLSDDRLDALLDRVAFDDQTPQTLTDAEALRTELDEIAERGYAFNDEERTVGMRAVGAPILSADDGHVLGAISVSGPTTRMNGTWYHEEVPEMVAQSARIIGIRATYS from the coding sequence ATGGCACGCGACGACACACCGAACACGGCATCGGTCGGAGCGACAGAACGATCGTTCCGTATCATCGAACAGCTCGGTGAGCGGGAGGGGTGCGGCGTCTCGGAGCTGGCGGAGTCGCTGTCGATCTCGAAGAGCACGGTCCACAACCACCTCCAGACGCTCCGGGAGCTGGGGTACGTCGTTCAGGACGGCGACGAGTACCGACTCGGGCTGCAGTTCCTCGGACTGGGAGATCGCGCGCGCCAGCGTCACGACCTGTATCACGTTGTCAAGCCCGAGACGGACAGCCTGGTCGAGGCGGTCGGCGAGCGTGCGCAGGTGATGGTCGAGGAAGGAGGCGTCGGGATCTACGTCTACCAGTCGCTGGCGGATCAGGCGGTGCGAACCGACTCGCACATCGGAACCGTCGTCGACCTCCACGCGACCTCGGTCGGCAAGGCGTACCTCGCGCACCTTTCCGACGACCGACTCGACGCGCTGCTTGACCGCGTGGCGTTCGACGATCAGACGCCCCAGACGCTTACGGACGCCGAGGCGCTGCGGACCGAACTCGACGAGATCGCCGAGCGAGGGTACGCGTTCAACGACGAGGAGCGAACCGTCGGGATGCGAGCGGTCGGCGCGCCTATCCTGTCGGCGGATGACGGGCACGTCCTCGGCGCGATCAGCGTCTCGGGGCCGACCACCCGGATGAACGGAACGTGGTACCATGAGGAGGTCCCCGAGATGGTCGCGCAGTCCGCCCGGATCATCGGGATTCGCGCGACGTACTCGTAG
- a CDS encoding branched-chain amino acid ABC transporter permease, which yields MSNALSRAVERYGAFRDEWYALPALVAASLILLAAMPFLRQLALFGYAPLGWLSLNMLIITLIWATTAQAWNIMSGYTGQFSFGHAAFFGLGAYATIILTGTFGISPWIGMLLGSVLAGIYGLLIGALTFRYDLEGHYFALATLAFAELLRYVFTNVPQLGGASGFFRPLAREYADGPGLAAFQFTGDLPYYYLILGFLTVVTVVSLAINRSQLGYYLFAIREREQAAAAIGVPTYRYKLLAVAVSAFFTAWPGAFWAMYFNTIRPTTVFDLLVNIEILLPAIVGGIGTVLGPIVGSFIVIPVSEFVRQSFSVPGLNNAVYGVILIAIVLYSPKGVVSWPSRFVELLRARTDLLDDDAA from the coding sequence ATGAGTAACGCGCTCTCGCGGGCCGTCGAGCGGTACGGCGCGTTCCGGGACGAGTGGTACGCGCTTCCGGCGCTGGTCGCGGCGAGTCTCATCCTGCTCGCGGCGATGCCGTTCCTCCGACAGCTCGCGCTGTTCGGGTACGCCCCGCTAGGCTGGCTCAGCCTGAACATGCTCATCATTACCCTCATCTGGGCGACGACCGCTCAGGCGTGGAACATCATGTCGGGGTACACCGGACAGTTCTCGTTCGGGCACGCCGCGTTCTTCGGACTCGGCGCGTACGCGACGATCATCCTGACCGGAACCTTCGGGATCTCCCCGTGGATCGGGATGCTGCTCGGCAGCGTCCTCGCGGGGATATACGGGCTGTTGATCGGCGCGTTGACCTTCCGCTACGATCTGGAGGGGCACTACTTCGCGCTGGCGACGTTGGCGTTCGCGGAGCTGTTGCGGTACGTGTTCACGAACGTTCCGCAACTCGGCGGTGCAAGCGGGTTCTTCAGGCCGCTCGCGCGCGAGTACGCCGACGGGCCGGGGCTGGCCGCGTTCCAGTTCACCGGCGACCTGCCGTACTACTACCTCATTCTCGGGTTCCTGACGGTCGTCACCGTCGTCTCGCTCGCGATCAACCGGTCGCAGCTCGGCTACTACCTGTTCGCGATCCGCGAGCGGGAGCAGGCTGCGGCCGCCATCGGGGTCCCGACCTACCGGTACAAGCTGTTGGCGGTCGCCGTGAGCGCCTTCTTCACGGCGTGGCCCGGGGCGTTCTGGGCGATGTACTTCAACACGATCCGTCCGACGACGGTGTTCGATCTGCTCGTCAACATCGAGATTCTCCTGCCGGCGATCGTCGGCGGGATCGGCACCGTTCTCGGCCCGATCGTGGGGTCGTTCATCGTCATCCCGGTCAGCGAGTTCGTCCGCCAGTCCTTCTCCGTCCCCGGGCTGAACAACGCCGTCTACGGGGTCATCCTCATCGCGATAGTGTTGTACAGCCCGAAGGGCGTCGTCTCGTGGCCGTCTCGCTTTGTCGAACTGCTCCGTGCGCGCACCGACCTGTTGGACGACGATGCCGCCTGA
- a CDS encoding RNA-guided endonuclease InsQ/TnpB family protein → MEGVIRTAKVKLDVPSERCDDLHQTKNQFLHCANITSEWAWKHPNDYCVTSKQKAENALYDQLRNETELTANLVQKGIRRAIEATKSGVARLKKQERTSQPHFDAWSVVYDKRSATFHRDHVSLSTVNGRVECDYVIPDDPEETPIGEYLLNEDYEFRMSTLQYDRSTESFYLHAKMRRTERDEKEQSTTTFDDAKHRTVLGVDLNVDGSLAVTSTGVFIGNADEMNHRRREFEKTRGSMHQTGTRSAHLSIQSMNDREHRWMQDELHRASNRILEEAHEHDCTHIAFENLTDIRKRMAGAKRFHAWAFRRLYQYVEYKAEMIGIEVEQVSPAYTSQRCSSCGFTHETNRQSKHQFVCQKCEYELNADYNASKNIGHKLLKRLRSGQKSSSGGAPCQCALKSGTLNLNGDFYASVESTAEGESTDKPTTSVVGN, encoded by the coding sequence ATGGAGGGCGTAATTCGCACCGCTAAAGTTAAACTTGACGTACCCAGCGAGCGGTGCGACGATCTCCATCAGACGAAAAATCAGTTCCTCCACTGTGCGAACATCACTTCAGAGTGGGCGTGGAAACACCCGAACGACTACTGCGTAACCTCCAAACAGAAAGCCGAGAACGCTCTCTACGACCAACTTCGTAACGAGACGGAGTTGACCGCGAATCTCGTTCAGAAAGGGATCCGGCGTGCTATTGAGGCCACAAAAAGTGGTGTTGCCCGTCTCAAAAAACAGGAGAGAACGAGTCAACCGCACTTCGACGCGTGGAGCGTCGTCTACGACAAGCGAAGTGCGACGTTCCACCGTGACCACGTTTCGCTCTCAACTGTGAACGGTCGCGTTGAGTGTGACTACGTGATTCCCGACGATCCCGAGGAAACACCGATCGGTGAGTACCTGTTGAACGAGGACTACGAGTTCCGTATGTCCACGTTGCAGTACGACCGCTCCACAGAGTCGTTCTATCTCCACGCAAAAATGCGCCGAACCGAACGTGACGAGAAAGAGCAGTCTACGACTACTTTTGATGACGCCAAGCACAGAACAGTCCTTGGCGTTGACCTGAACGTGGACGGCTCGCTCGCCGTGACTTCGACAGGCGTGTTCATCGGGAATGCCGACGAAATGAATCATCGACGCCGAGAGTTCGAGAAGACCCGCGGGTCGATGCACCAGACGGGCACGCGGTCGGCACACCTGTCGATTCAGTCGATGAACGACCGCGAACACCGGTGGATGCAGGACGAGCTGCACCGAGCCTCGAACCGGATTCTGGAAGAAGCCCACGAACACGACTGCACGCATATCGCGTTCGAGAATCTGACGGACATTCGCAAGCGGATGGCGGGTGCGAAGCGATTCCATGCGTGGGCGTTTCGACGCCTGTACCAGTACGTCGAATACAAAGCTGAGATGATCGGGATCGAGGTCGAGCAGGTGAGTCCGGCGTACACGTCTCAACGGTGTTCGTCATGTGGGTTTACGCACGAAACTAATCGACAGTCGAAGCACCAGTTTGTCTGTCAGAAGTGCGAGTACGAACTGAACGCCGACTATAACGCGAGCAAGAATATCGGTCACAAACTTCTCAAACGCCTCCGCTCGGGGCAGAAGTCTTCGAGCGGAGGCGCACCCTGTCAGTGTGCGCTGAAGTCAGGGACATTGAACCTGAATGGTGATTTCTACGCCTCCGTCGAGTCGACGGCAGAAGGGGAGTCTACTGACAAGCCCACGACTTCAGTCGTGGGTAACTGA